A region of Trachemys scripta elegans isolate TJP31775 chromosome 24, CAS_Tse_1.0, whole genome shotgun sequence DNA encodes the following proteins:
- the LOC117869820 gene encoding free fatty acid receptor 3-like → MPSISSPQLSLAVYMVTFVTGLPLNLLAFCVFVVKARRRLLPSDVLLLNLTVSDLVLLAFLPIRIAEASWEMNWKMPDFLCPLSGLLFFSSIYLTTLSLTGVSVDRYLSVAFPLRYKAGRRLSYAVVAVALFWVAAFSHCSVIYVVQYQARGNDTAGNLTRCYATFTDHQLAVLLPVRLEMFLVLFCLPLGITTFCYTRFIAIIRSLPLVNPRRKRRAIGLVAATFLLFLVCFTPFNISHVVGYMENKSPEWRVYALLLSTFNASLDPIIFYFSSSSFQKICLECLQATWEKLQLVRLCPGVWLEATENVATEDSQMVQ, encoded by the coding sequence ATGCCTTCCATCAGCAGCCCCCAGCTCTCCCTGGCCGTCTACATGGTGACCTTTGTGACAGGCCTGCCCCTCAACTTGCTGGCCTTCTGTGTCTTCGTGGTGAAGGCCCGCCGGCGCCTGCTGCCATCCGACGTCCTGCTCCTTAACCTGACAGTGTCCGACCTGGTGCTGCTGGCCTTCCTGCCCATCCGCATTGCCGAGGCCTCCTGGGAGATGAACTGGAAGATGCCAGAtttcctctgccccctctccggcctcctcttcttcagcagcatCTACCTTACCACCCTCTCGCTCACTGGCGTCAGTGTTGACCGTTACCTCAGTGTGGCCTTCCCCCTCCGCTACAAGGCGGGGCGCCGGCTGTCCTACGCTGTGGTGGCCGTGGCCTTGTTCTGGGTGGCTGCTTTCTCCCACTGCAGCGTTATCTACGTGGTCCAGTACCAGGCCAGGGGCAATGACACAGCGGGCAACCTCACCCGCTGCTACGCCACCTTCACCGACCACCAGCTGGCGGTCCTGCTGCCCGTCCGCCTGGAGATGTTCTTGGTCCTCTTCTGCCTTCCGCTGGGCATCACCACCTTCTGCTACACTAGATTCATCGCCATCATACGCTCTCTGCCACTGGTGAACCCCAGGAGGAAGCGCCGGGCCATCGGGCTGGTGGCAGCTACATTTCTCCTCTTCCTGGTCTGCTTCACCCCCTTCAACATCTCCCACGTGGTGGGCTACATGGAGAATAAGAGCCCAGAGTGGAGAGTCTACGCCCTGCTCCTCAGCACTTTCAATGCCAGCTTAGACCCCATCATCTTCTACTTCTCCTCCTCGTCTTTCCAGAAGATAtgcctggagtgtctgcaggccaCCTGGGAGAAGCTTCAGCTCGTCCGGCTCTGCCCTGGGGTCTGGCTGGAGGCTACGGAGAACGTAGCCACAGAGGATTCGCAGATGGTGCAGTGA